CAGTATCCTTGTGCTCAGAGCCATAATGGGAACTAAAAGAACTCTAACCTATGTATTGCTTGTGGTTTTAATTTCAGCCCTTTATGGCTATATTTATCAAATAATCTTTGGATAAATTTAAAGGGGGGTGAAGCTATGAAAAGAGAGATTAAGGTGCTTGGTCCTGGCTGTCCAAAGTGTGAACTCCTTTATGAAAATGTGGTTAAGGCCCTTGATGAGCTTGGAATTCCTGCAGATCTTGTAAAGATAAAGGATTTTATGCAGATTGCTGCCCATGGAGTGCTTACAACTCCAGGTCTTGTAATTGATGGGAAGCTTGTTTCTCAGGGGAAGGTTTTATCAGTAGAGGAAATAAAGGAACTTTTAAAGAGTT
This window of the Caldimicrobium thiodismutans genome carries:
- a CDS encoding thioredoxin family protein, which codes for MKREIKVLGPGCPKCELLYENVVKALDELGIPADLVKIKDFMQIAAHGVLTTPGLVIDGKLVSQGKVLSVEEIKELLKS